The following coding sequences are from one Tachysurus vachellii isolate PV-2020 chromosome 7, HZAU_Pvac_v1, whole genome shotgun sequence window:
- the LOC132848923 gene encoding Fc receptor-like protein 5 isoform X7 — protein MKTGSVEALIQTTDLSVIYQSDRMELWTLRMMILLISFIHVGQAQERPKAVVILHPDGEIFSGQEVTLTCEIRGHADTVDVEWMYNWYKDGVLLFALVEHKYSFTAVKSFSGKFSCRGQTKSDSQTSETSPAVTLTVSEKPKPELTSDLKGAALTGNSVTLSCTLKLQSAGWKFYWIKPTQSSETETETHQYIISSVRVSDGGQYRCRAGRGNPVYYTDYSDVLWVNVIESPKAVVTIKPDKHVFRGETVTLRCEIQGGGDTEWIYSWYKDDQIYRDYKTQEFSFRSVRNEHSGKYTCRGRRRSDSQSSEISDAVTLTVSDVAETVMTVSPLIWLTEGDSVTLSCEVKHSSTGWTFSWYKDVLYTDSQGSLRSRTSLLSDSSRGSGGSYTLSPVTLNHTGVYVCGAERGIFHTQNSKTQPLWITGESPPVSLIISPSRTQHFTADSLSLSCEDQSNFAGWTVRGYSYTKTFVDCSSVSGSTCNISSLSTSHTGVYWCQSVSGGCSNSVNITVHNGDVILDSPVHPVTEGRLLTLRCLFRNKKIPGSGVDFYKDDSILHSQTTGEMIISSVSKSDEGFYHCKHPERGESPKSWVSVSLQSPGPNIVPVAVAVGLTLALLFIILVLILLWKHKSNKGKDRGIQQNSNQTPVQSPSGAENSQSGNAPLQTGGDNIYASVDNADHDAGPSDVTYAELELKTQKKAKKKQVKANVEPDTLYSELKQDT, from the exons ATGAAGACAGGAAGTGTAGAGGCTTTAATCCAAACCACTGATCTGTCAGTCATTTATCAGTCTGACAGAATGGAGCTGTGGACACTCCGTATGATGATCT tGCTTATTTCATTTATCCACGTTGGACAAGCTCAAG AAAGACCAAAAGCTGTTGTGATTCTGCACCCTGATGGAGAGATATTCAGTGGACAGGAGGTCACTTTAACATGTGAAATACGAGGACATGCAGACACTGTAGATGTGGAGTGGATGTACAACTGGTATAAAGATGGTGTCCTACTTTTCGCCCTTGTTGAGCACAAGTATTCATTTACTGCTGTAAAGTCTTTCAGTGGTAAATTCTCCTGCAGAGGACAGACAAAAAGTGACTCACAAACTTCAGAGACCAGCCCTGCTGTTACACtcactgtgtcag AAAAACCTAAACCTGAACTCACATCAGACCTTAAAGGAGCTGCACTGACAGGAAACTCAGTGACTCTGTCCTGTACACTGAAGCTGCAGTCTGCTGGATGGAAGTTTTACTGGATCAAACCCAcacagagctctgagactgagactgaaacACACCAGTACATCATCAGTTCAGTTAGAGTCTCTGATGGAGGTCAGTACAGGTGCAGAGCTGGAAGAGGAAACCCAGTCTACTACACAGACTACAGTGATGTACTCTGGGTAAATGTTATTG AGAGTCCTAAAGCTGTGGTGACCATAAAGCCTGACAAACATGTGTTCAGAGGAGAGACTGTGACTCTCAGGTGTGAAATACAGGGAGGAGGAGACACTGAGTGGATATACAGCTGGTATAAAGATGACCAAATCTACAGAGACTACAAAACCCAGGAGTTCAGCTTCAGATCAGTTAGAAATGAACACAGTGGTAAATACACCTGCAGAGGGAGGAGACGCAGTGACTCTCAGAGCTCAGAGATCAGTGATGCTGTTACTCtcactgtatcag ATGTAGCAGAGACAGTAATGACTGTGTCTCCACTGATCTGGCTGACTGAAGGAGATTCAGTGACTCTAAGCTGTGAGGTTAAACACTCCTCTACAGGCTGGACATTCAGCTGGTACAAAGATGTTCTCTACACAGACAGTCAGGGTTCCCTCAGGTCCAGAACATCACTCCTCTCAGACAGCAGCAGAGGATCTGGAGGCTCCTACACTCTCAGTCCTGTTACTCTGAATCACACAGGAGTTTATGTGTGCGGGGCTGAGAGAGGAATctttcacacacagaacagcaaaACACAGCCACTGTGGATCACTG gTGAATCTCCTCCAGTGTCTCTGATCATCAGTCCGAGCAGAACTCAACACTTTACtgctgactctctctcactgagctGTGAGGACCAGAGTAATTTTGCTGGATGGACAGTGAGAGGATACAGTTACACTAAGACATTTGTCGATTGTTCATCAGTTTCAGGATCTACATGTAACATCAGCTCCCtctctacatcacacactggAGTTTATTGGTGTCAGTCTGTATCTGGAGGATGCAGTAATTCTGTCAAcatcacagtgcaca ATGGTGATGTGATCCTGGACAGTCCTGTACATCCTGTGACTGAGGGACGTCTTCTGACTTTACGCTGTTTATTTCGCAACAAAAAGATCCCAGGTTCTGGTGTCGATTTCTATAAAGATGATTCCATCCTTCACTCCCAGActacaggagagatgatcatCAGTAGTGTCTCAAAGTCAGATGAAGGTTTCTACCACTGTAAACacccagagagaggagagtcacCGAAAAGCTGGGTTTCAGTCAGCTTGCAAA GTCCTGGGCCCAACATTGTACCAGTAGCTGTGGCTGTGGGACTGACTTTGGCCTTGTTGTTCATCATCCTTGTACTGATCCTGCTGTGGAAGCACAAATCCAACAAAG GAAAGGACAGAGGCATACAGCAGAACAGCAATCAGACACCAGTCCAGAGTCCATCAGGAGCTGAGAATTCTCAGTCAGGAAACGCACCACTTCAGACCG GAGGTGACAACATTTATGCCTCCGTAGACAATGCAG ATCATGATGCTGGACCCAGTGATGTAACTTACGCTGAGCTTGAACTGAAGACacagaaaaaagcaaagaaaaaacaag tgaaagccaatgtcgaacCTGACACTCTTTACTCAGAGCTGAAGCAGGACACATAG
- the LOC132848923 gene encoding Fc receptor-like protein 5 isoform X9, with protein MKTGSVEALIQTTDLSVIYQSDRMELWTLRMMILLISFIHVGQAQAENKPVLIVQPNAPQIFRGENVTLSCIISGGSEQYIWYKDGVHVHSSAEKDYTIKVDQSHRYSCYGSKNGQTTAMSDEVTLSVIERPKAVVILHPDGEIFSGQEVTLTCEIRGHADTVDVEWMYNWYKDGVLLFALVEHKYSFTAVKSFSGKFSCRGQTKSDSQTSETSPAVTLTVSESPKAVVTIKPDTHVFRGETVTLRCEIQGGGDTKWIYSWYKNTHFQYQKPQQFILSSVRNEHSGKYTCSGRIHSDSQSSEISDAVTLTVSDVAETVMTVSPLIWLTEGDSVTLSCEVKHSSTGWTFSWYKDVLYTDSQGSLRSRTSLLSDSSRGSGGSYTLSPVTLNHTGVYVCGAERGIFHTQNSKTQPLWITGESPPVSLIISPSRTQHFTADSLSLSCEDQSNFAGWTVRGYSYTKTFVDCSSVSGSTCNISSLSTSHTGVYWCQSVSGGCSNSVNITVHNGDVILDSPVHPVTEGRLLTLRCLFRNKKIPGSGVDFYKDDSILHSQTTGEMIISSVSKSDEGFYHCKHPERGESPKSWVSVSLQSPGPNIVPVAVAVGLTLALLFIILVLILLWKHKSNKGKDRGIQQNSNQTPVQSPSGAENSQSGNAPLQTGGDNIYASVDNADHDAGPSDVTYAELELKTQKKAKKKQVKANVEPDTLYSELKQDT; from the exons ATGAAGACAGGAAGTGTAGAGGCTTTAATCCAAACCACTGATCTGTCAGTCATTTATCAGTCTGACAGAATGGAGCTGTGGACACTCCGTATGATGATCT tGCTTATTTCATTTATCCACGTTGGACAAGCTCAAG CAGAGAATAAACCAGTTCTGATTGTGCAGCCAAACGCACCACAAATATTCAGAGGAGAGAATGTTACACTCTCATGTATAATTTCGGGAGGTAGTGAACAATACATCTGGTACAAAGATGGTGTTCATGTTCACAGCTCTGCTGAAAAGGACTACACTATAAAAGTAGATCAGAGTCACAGATACAGTTGTTACGGGTCTAAGAATGGACAGACAACAGCAATGAGTGATGAAGTGACTCTCTCAGTGATAG AAAGACCAAAAGCTGTTGTGATTCTGCACCCTGATGGAGAGATATTCAGTGGACAGGAGGTCACTTTAACATGTGAAATACGAGGACATGCAGACACTGTAGATGTGGAGTGGATGTACAACTGGTATAAAGATGGTGTCCTACTTTTCGCCCTTGTTGAGCACAAGTATTCATTTACTGCTGTAAAGTCTTTCAGTGGTAAATTCTCCTGCAGAGGACAGACAAAAAGTGACTCACAAACTTCAGAGACCAGCCCTGCTGTTACACtcactgtgtcag AGAGTCCTAAAGCTGTGGTGACCATAAAGCCTGACACACATGTGTTCAGAGGAGAGACTGTGACTCTCAGGTGTGAAATACAGGGAGGAGGAGACACTAAGTGGATATACAGCtggtataaaaacacacacttccaataccAGAAACCCCAGCAGTTCATCCTCAGCTCAGTTAGAAATGAACACAGTGGTAAATACACCTGCAGCGGGAGGATACACAGTGACTCTCAGAGCTCAGAGATCAGTGATGCTGTTACTCTCACTGtatcag ATGTAGCAGAGACAGTAATGACTGTGTCTCCACTGATCTGGCTGACTGAAGGAGATTCAGTGACTCTAAGCTGTGAGGTTAAACACTCCTCTACAGGCTGGACATTCAGCTGGTACAAAGATGTTCTCTACACAGACAGTCAGGGTTCCCTCAGGTCCAGAACATCACTCCTCTCAGACAGCAGCAGAGGATCTGGAGGCTCCTACACTCTCAGTCCTGTTACTCTGAATCACACAGGAGTTTATGTGTGCGGGGCTGAGAGAGGAATctttcacacacagaacagcaaaACACAGCCACTGTGGATCACTG gTGAATCTCCTCCAGTGTCTCTGATCATCAGTCCGAGCAGAACTCAACACTTTACtgctgactctctctcactgagctGTGAGGACCAGAGTAATTTTGCTGGATGGACAGTGAGAGGATACAGTTACACTAAGACATTTGTCGATTGTTCATCAGTTTCAGGATCTACATGTAACATCAGCTCCCtctctacatcacacactggAGTTTATTGGTGTCAGTCTGTATCTGGAGGATGCAGTAATTCTGTCAAcatcacagtgcaca ATGGTGATGTGATCCTGGACAGTCCTGTACATCCTGTGACTGAGGGACGTCTTCTGACTTTACGCTGTTTATTTCGCAACAAAAAGATCCCAGGTTCTGGTGTCGATTTCTATAAAGATGATTCCATCCTTCACTCCCAGActacaggagagatgatcatCAGTAGTGTCTCAAAGTCAGATGAAGGTTTCTACCACTGTAAACacccagagagaggagagtcacCGAAAAGCTGGGTTTCAGTCAGCTTGCAAA GTCCTGGGCCCAACATTGTACCAGTAGCTGTGGCTGTGGGACTGACTTTGGCCTTGTTGTTCATCATCCTTGTACTGATCCTGCTGTGGAAGCACAAATCCAACAAAG GAAAGGACAGAGGCATACAGCAGAACAGCAATCAGACACCAGTCCAGAGTCCATCAGGAGCTGAGAATTCTCAGTCAGGAAACGCACCACTTCAGACCG GAGGTGACAACATTTATGCCTCCGTAGACAATGCAG ATCATGATGCTGGACCCAGTGATGTAACTTACGCTGAGCTTGAACTGAAGACacagaaaaaagcaaagaaaaaacaag tgaaagccaatgtcgaacCTGACACTCTTTACTCAGAGCTGAAGCAGGACACATAG